The Silene latifolia isolate original U9 population chromosome X, ASM4854445v1, whole genome shotgun sequence genome contains the following window.
tgttcccaagtggtttcctcctgcggaagaaagatttccgtgtttaagttatggtaggacggaatattttggttttccttaatatttggtatgaatattacgggaaattgtttaccaaagaataaagattgtgaaatatttataaaatatggaatagaaatatccggaacattcgaacattcgactGGATTTAACAGATTATCGGAAAATgagaagacggttttaggcccggactccaaatgtactctaattactgtcaaaacgaccgtatcggcacgtagatgacaactaagaggtagacattaatgtttgagcaatcgtttgacgataaacttacgaactgtcacaaatcgttccgcgtatcaaacatgcggcccaatcatcaccgggtggtttgcgagaggtgcagaaatgaggtatctacacttccATGAATAAATTCTTATAAAATTGGACAATTATATTTTTAACCTCCATTGAGTCCTCAGTCCATTCCCCAATGTTATTTTTAAGAGATGTAATTTTATTTTTCCATCGACGTACCAAGGTACTCACATGAAAATAAGAGGTATTACGGTCCCCGTCTTTAATAAATTCGAGCCTTGATTTTTGATACCAGAGCAATTCCTCCTGCTCCATAACCTCAtccaattcacgacgtaatttaGCCTCGAGCTTAATGAGATACGGTATCCTTCGTAGCGATAATTCTCGCTGACAGCCACCAATCCTCGCCATCagctcctttttcttttgaaatatATTGCCAAAAATTTGAGCATTCCAGTCCTTTAACTTACTCGCCAGGGTCGATAGTTTTTGCGGAAAAATGTCGTCCTCCGGCCAGCTCTCCTCTACAAAATCCTTAAAATCTTCATGCTTCATCCAACAAGCTTGAAAACGAAAGGGTCTATTAATAGTGGATAATGGAGCGAAACCATTAGGTGAAATAAGAAGGGGACAATGATCCGATTGAAAGGCCGGCAGATGTTTTACTAATGCGTCTTCATGTATAGTGCTCCAGCTAGCGTTGCAAAGGGCACGGTCCAATCTCGCGCTCTGACGGGTTTCAACCGAATTCCCTCTAGCCCAGGTATGAGATGCTCCAGAGAAAGCGAGCTCGATAAGGTCACAGTTATCTATCCAGTTATTAAAATTCTCGCATCTTCGAGCCATGTTGGCATCCCCTCCGTGTCTTTCATTGAGATATCGAGTTTCATTAAAGTCCCCGGCTAGTAACCAAGGCCGATTGTTAGCCTTAGCGAAGTTCTCTAATTCGGACCAGAGTTCTTTCCTATTAGTCGGATCCTGACTTGCATAAACCGCCGAGAAAAACCACGGGACTTCCCCCGTTCTCGCGATTTCTATAGTTATATATTGTTGATGCTCTACCATTGTTGACATCGATACTATGTCGGGCTTCCAGTACAACCAAATACCTCCGCTAAATCCTTGCGCATTAACCCGAGACTGACCACTATATCCTATAATGTTGCCTAATTTGACAGCATGTTCATTGTTCATGTGAGTTTCAACTAAGGCAACAACCGTAGGTTTAAACAATCTAGTGACTTCTTTAATCGCATTGATTTTTTTGTTACTGCCCGTACCTTGGACATTCCACACCAGGAAGGTGATATGTGGTAAATTTGGGACCAAATTTGGAATTTGTGTATTCATAAAATCAGGTAAATAAGGTAACGATGTTAGATAGGTTCTACTTACGAGTTTGAGTACGTTATCAACACTCCATGGTATCGATAACTCCAGGATCAGTTCCATTGGATTGTTCGCTGCTAACTCGAGCTTGACATCCATTATCGGGCTTGCCGAAGTCATCACCGCCATATAAGGAGCGAGCATCTCCGGCTGGGTTCGCACCTTCGTTGTTTGGGTTGGTGGGATCACCACTACCTCCGAGCATTGAGGGAGGCATCTGGGTTGAGGAAGAGGGTGGAAGAGATAGGATACGTAGGGAGGAGTTTACGCATTAGAGCGAGATAGCCAATTTTCTTGTGCTCGTAATCTAACTTAGGGAGGAGTTTACGCATTAGAGGAAGAGGGTGGAAGAGATAGGATACGTGCTCGTAATCTAACTTTGAAGAGAAACGCGCCACATAATAATTCTCCGTTAAATTAGTCAAAGTAAGCTTACCCTTAATTGCCCATTTGCTTTGAAGTTTACGCATTAGAGCGAGATAGCCAATTTTCTTGTCGAACATCTTAATGATGAGTGCATTTCTCCAAGGCCTGCGAAGCATCGCCTTTTCCTCTTTGGTAAGGCAGATTCTAGGGCAGGATTCTTCTCCTTCATCTTCTATATCGAAATCTAAATCATCTTCCGAATCCGATTCGAAATCTTCCATATATGGCTCTGAAGCTCTGTAGTCCCCAAACGAGACTCCCTGAACCATATCCTTAAATGATGGACTGGGATTTTGGTTAGACATGCCTACTTCTGACGCGGGTTGAACGATACCATTTTGATTGCTACCGAGGGTGGTAGGGTTAGACGAGGGCGATGAAAGGAATTCAACCAAGTGCATCGTCTTGCGTTTTGAGTTCTTTTGCGATATGGGATTGGGGATGGTAGTTGTTTCTTGTGCATTAGTTGACTGCGCTGGTGGTGACGGTGGAGAGGGTGGATTAGGATCCGGCGGAAGGCCGGCAGAGGGTTGGGACATTTTTCGAGGATTTTTCGAGGATTTTTCTCTCTCTAGATAGATAGTGTAAAGATAGAGTTAACTTTAGTTCGTCAAAGAAGTCTAATACGACTCAACTAAATTATATAACATAAACTACTAGTAGTTGCTATACATGTAAATTCAAGTGTACTTTACAATCAGTTAAATTTAGTTAGGCAAATAATTTTGTCATTTCGTATGCACATATATATTCAAGTGGAATTTGAGAGAAGGCTTAAGTGAACGCAACATTCGTCGGGTTAATACCTGCCAGTTATAGGTCAAATTGGCTGCCATTCGGtcatttgatattttgatacatGGCCAATTGGATGTCGGTTATTCAGGCGGCTTAGTTTTGCCAAGTTTACTAACACTTCAAAAATAGAATTTTGCGTCAAATAACTGTGAACAAAATGGAGACAAGGGGCGACCGTTGACATATAACACAGCCCTGAATAATTCAGGTAACTAAAATGCTTGGATCTTACAAAACATGAGGTTCAGTTTAGGCTAATCCCAGGCTAACATATCATCTTACAGTATGCAGAAGATTGAGATTAAAATAACATTACATACAAATAAGAATCTCAGATAAGAGCCGTTTAGGCTGCTACTGCTATCTCGGTTTCTTTCTTATTCTTCATCACTTCCTTCCACTTCTCTGCACTGTCGATTATCTCCCCTGTCTTTATGAGGTACCGAACTTTGCTTCCATCTTCGAGGACTTTATGGCCCACTCGACTCGTCACTTCTTTCTCTTTTGAGTACAACATTACATTTGAACTGTGAACCGGCCCCTCAATCTGGCATAGAGAAACAACGATCTCATTAGCTTGATAAtatcataatttttgcacttaaatCTGTCGAGTATTATTATTAGGAGTCTTCTGCATTTCTTCAGAAATGGTTACTACAAAGTCACTGGCGGACACAGGGTTTTCATCGTAGGGGGCACTATTTTTTTTTATGGTGATCCTAACCTTGATATACTATCCTTCACAGACTGTATTTTTACCGATATGATTAATGAAAAAATGACGATCCAATTAATGCTATTTGATACTATCCTTTCGCCACTTCACATTGGAAATTGAAGCATCACATAAgcacttaattaaaactaaatatGTAGAATCACTAAAAATTTCAGAACAGCTACATGGAGGAATTGAACCTAGCCATTTTTACCCAAACACCGACAAACACACAATTGGACCAACATATATTCAGTATCATAGCTGGCTGATTCTCAGGTGTCAAACTAGGAGCAACTAGGCCACCACAAATCTAAAACGAGAAGCTACTTGTGCTTAACGTTAACCAAGCTTGGTAACGCATGAAACAAATCACTGATTTCTCCATATCATTACATGGAATGaaagcaaaataaaaataaaaaagaacagTCTTATAGCAATAAATAGAGAGAGTTAAGCATACCTTGATAATCTGACCTGGCTCTCCCTCCCCTTTGGCTTTCATATGCTTTGTTTTCAagttcacatccttgataattaTCGTGCTGTTATGTTTGTATAGTTTAGTTACCTCTCCAATTTTACCTTTTTCACTTCCAGATATTACTTTTACAGTATCTCCAATCTTGACATGCATTTTATGAACTATTGGAAGACTGTTTGGTTTGCAGTCTTTCCTCTCCCAGTGCTTGAGCTACATCACAAAGAAATAAACGATTATACCGGGAATGATTATGATAACCCTCAATATTAAAACCAAAGTTCGTGATTCACTTATCAGAAAATGAATCATACTATATAATAAAAGCCTCCGATAAGTAATACACAATCATGATTTGTGTTACATAGAACCAAAACTGAACTGGATATTGTTTGGCTTCAGAACATGACAAATTAAGCAAAATCACTCACTAAATTTCATCTGCTTCTTATATTATGTTTTCAATTATAAGGTTATGTCCAACCGACCCCCCACCCGGTATCTTCATGAACCTTTGAGGCACTTGGGTAATGTTATTGTAAAACTGTTTTTAAACAAACTTCGTACAAGTCTACCAGATAGGCCATCACACAAGGAATGTTGAAAACCATTCCCAATTTCCTATGCCTAAACTCAGTCTCATACAAGTTGAAATACTGAATTCATTGCTTCTGTGCAGTGCCAAATTATGCTGTTCGTACAAGCAGCTTTCAGGAAGACAAACTTCTAAAACTACTTTTCCAATCAACATGTTTTCTAAGACATTAGACAATGAAGACGGAGATGATGTACTGACAACCCATGGAGTGAACATTCCTGggcagaagaaaaaaaaatcgtACTAATTCAAAAGTGATTGACAAAATCCAGTTCCCTCTTACACATGTTAGACAGCTTTTTTTCCCATTTGAATCCTCTGTGCATGTGAACAATTTTTGTGATTATTGGGTGGGTAGCCTGGTTGTCGGCTTCCCAAATCCCACCTTCAAACTCAGCGGAGGTCATGGGATTGATTCTCATCACCTCTCCACATGGGGAACTTACCAACAATAGTAACATCATCGACAACAACAAAGCCTCACAAATACATTTGGATTGGCCAACATATCATCATTTAAAACCGTCAATGAGAGGTAAAAGTTTACGAAAAAGggggaaaaagaaaaaggaaagcaCAATATGTAGTCAATTTGCCAATAATGATAAGAAAGTAAATGTTGACAGAAGGGATCAGACGAGAACTACGACAAATAATGGAATAGTATGAAGTGCTAACCTTCGCAGAAACAAGACATGGTGGTTGATCAGTTGTTCTGACCTGGAAGTAACAAGGAAGAGATAATTAAAACAATGGTAGATATACGAATTTTCAATTATAGTAGGAAGTGCATCATGTCCATTTAACTGTAATCAACATTCAATTACTCTTTTATGCATTCAGATGCAGCTCAATATCTAATCTAGCATTCTAGCCTCACTAGTCACAAGCTGAGCACAGCCATTTAATCCATCAGGTCCCCCCACCTAGACCTAGCAAACTTAGCATAGCAGATTGAGAAGACCCGAATTTGACTTGAACAGAATAACATAAGACCAGAACTTAGTTGGAGCAGATGATGGTAAAAAGATCCAAACTAGCACGAAATGGCTAATTTGAAATTACACCTAAGTTTATCTACTAATCAAATGACAAAAAATCTTAATAAACACGATCCAAAATGACCTGACTCAAACCGAAGGACCCGAACTGACTCGCTCACACAAACAAACTAGAAACAAGCTCAAACCCAATATGATCTATTGCTCGATTCGATTTGAACAAAAATTTATACCAGAAATGACCCTATTCATACCGACTAGAATGACCAGTTTGCCACGCCTAAGTCCTAACCCTACCCCAATCCCAATTACATTAGGCAAGCAGTCCCCGCAATTGAACTCGTTTAGTAAGCCGCATATCATAAAACACAGGATAATCAAGAATTAAAATACCACTCCAATGATGACTAATTTCCATCCACAAAAGGTTTGCACTTTTTCATCATATTTTAGAAGCCAAAAACGATAATTGGACCAAACTCAATTTTCAATTCACAATTCTAGATGATATCAACTTTCTTCAATTGCTCAGCTGATTAAAATGAGATTCTTACAATCACAAGTAATACAACCTCAGAGAATCAAGTAATCAactatgcaaaaaaaaaaaaaaacagcttaATGATAATGACCCAAGTCCAACAAGGTTACTAACTCATTACCAATTGGTTAGAGGGTTTGAGCATATCAAAACCCGCCTCACCATCCCTCGAAACACAAATACTCGTAAGAGACGGTTTCTCATTAAGTTATTGAGAAACGATCTCTAGTAGACTTACTCCCCCTCGAAAATTAGACTCATTTGCAAAACACGCatacaaaaccaaaacaaaaacaaaaacaagaagTGACACAATTCAACCTATACGACTGTATGTTAAACACCTGTTTGAGCATTATTGAATCAGAAAACGTACCTGAGGAAGAATTGGACAAGGGAAGAGGCGTTGGCCTAAGAAAGAGTTAGAGGAAAGAGAAAGAGAGGTGAAAGAGCTTTGAAGTGCAGCCATTGCTGCCATTTTTGCTTCAATTTTGTGCTGAGTTTTGCAAAGATTGTATCGTCTCTCTTCTTTCTATTGATGATGATATTGTGGATAACATGAATTATTTGGGCTTGTCAAATAATTGCTCTTATCGTCTTGGTATGAATGTGGGCTTTCTTAACTCGTACACCTAAATTGTGGGCTTCAATTTGAAAGCTTAGAGTGGATAGCTTCGATGATGTAGTGGAGTTCAGATCTCTTTGATTTTTTCTAGCCTGCCTACTAAAGATGGTCGACacattactaattatcgtcgacaatttgtAATGactttactaatctacccttcaCTCTAAAGCTCCCATatattaacattttttttttcaagtacgacatttccgtcaccaccgcttcaattccgttagaaaattcaaaaaatcgaCGACATGTAATCTAAACtagtttaatttttaaaaaatttgtAATTAGTTAGTAGATTTAGGTAGTTTAGAATAGAATCGTTATTGTTAGAACGGATTAGCGATTATCGATTACCGCACCAAAAATTAAAATAAGTCACAAAATGattttctttttcaaaaaaaaagaaaaaaaaatccggacgaaaaacattttcgtccAAACGAAGGTCCGGAcaatttttcgtccagaccatggtccatacaaaaatatttttcgtccagacggaaaatattttcgtccagacccaggtccagacgaaaaatattttcgtccggaatttttttttttttggacgaaaatatttttcgtctggacttgggtctggacgaaaatattttccgtctggacgaaaaatatttttgtctggACCTCGGTCTGGACGGAAAATTTCTTTGTCCGGACcttggtctggacgaaaaatttcttcatccaggccctttttcaacaattttttttaaaaaaaaaaaattattaatttccgtcttaaattagttTTGGGTGCGTGGATCGATAATCGTTAATCCGTTCGTCAAATCATAAACTTGAAACGTAAACATATCTCTTGAACATCGTTACTAGCTTGATCGTTGTTACCGTCATTAGTCGatatgtttaaaaccgttttaatcgaaaagttcgtaaattaaattacgatttttttttccaaaaaaccATCTTTTTTGTTTTAGAAAGATTAGAAAGAGAGACAAATGGGATTAATGGGGGGCAATATTGGAAAGATGtgttaattgtcgacgataattagtaaaagtgTCGACGATCTTTAGCACGACCCTTTTCTAGTTACCGGGAAAACCGAGATAGGTATCGAGAAGATGTTCTTGTTTTTCAAGAAACTAATCTTTTGGCCCAAAGAGGAACAGAAGGTGAGGAGGGTGTCTTGAAAGGCACAAAGGATGCGTTCGAAGGTACGTCCAAACAAAAGAATATCATTGGCAAAGAGAAGGTGAAAAAAGGAAGCTCCACCTTTCCCGAGTGGGAAGGGGGACCAATCCATATCCAAGCACGATTGATGGATGAGGGTAGAGAGATCCTCCATGCAAATAATGGAAAGGTAGGGAGAAAGTGGGGCGCTTTGTCTGATGCCCCTAGAAAGAAGGAAGTCAGGTGAGAGAGACCCATTAAAGGAGACATAAATGGAAGTAAAAGAAATGCAGTTCATAATAAGGAAAATGGTATCACCATCAATCTGTGCATGGAAGAGGCACAATTGGATGAAATCTCATTCAAGGTATTCGAAAGCTTTTTCAAGATCAAGTTTAAGGGGAAACCAACCAAGTTTACTTTCAGAAAAATGTATGCAGTGGAGGATCTCGGAGGCAATGATAAAATTAGTGTATGTTCCCCGCCCAAGGCCGGTAGACTTTGCCGAATTAAGTCTACTTTGAATGTCATCCCCTCTTGCACCATGCAATGCATACGCCTTCCGACTTCCATTCTGAGTGATAATGATAAACTCACCCGCTTCTCTTTATGGCCTAGTAACTCCTCCAAGAAGCTACATCTCTCTAACTGGGACTTAGTGACTCAACCCTTGGCCCGTGGGGGCCTAGGGATTAAAGTTTCCCTCCCCATTAATGATgtcttttctacaaaattaaGCCGAAAATTGCCTCCCGATAAGACTTCTTTTGCCTCCCTTAGCATCCGTAGCAAACATCTGACCTCCTTACCGTCTTCCTTTAGGACCGGATCTCACCTGACTTCCTTCTTTCTAGGGGCTCTACCATTTGTCTTTGAACCGACCCATGGTCCAGTCTTGGACCTTTAAGGAATATCATCTACGGGCCTTTGAACCTCACCTCGGATGGTGCTAAACTCAGCTCCATCATCTCTAATGGAATTTACTCCTTTGACACTCTCGATTTCATTCTTCTTAGCCCTATCATTGACTCCTTCCTTGTCATGCCCGTGCTCAGCACTAACAGCCTAAATCTAACATCCTCACCACTTCTCTTTCTCCATAGAATAAATTATCATTAGGCTCTGCCTTAGCCTCCTGTTTGAGTATTCCACCCACCCTCCCTCCTTCTCGGTTGATCTTTAGTGGGTATGGGACTTGCCCACGCTACCTAGAATCAAAATATTCCTTTCACTTGTATGATGGGACAAGTTACTACACAACCTCACTCTTTTTAAAATATATGTCCTTCCCTCTTCTTCTAGCCCCCTTTGCTTGAGTCCTTCTCTTGAGGAATCTACCATCCATTTACTTCGTGACTGTAGGCTGTAGCCTTGTTTCTGGTGTGTGGGCCCACTTCAAAGTCTACACCTTCTTCTACCTTGATCTTCAACCCTAAATCTATGAGAACTGCACTTCTTCTAACCCCATCGTGGCTCTATCTCTTTATCTTTATCTTGTGCCATCTTTGGACCAGACGATGTAACTCCATTTTCTCGACTTCCTCACCAGCCCCTTGCCATCGTTTTTGTGACACCATTTCCGCCCAAGTCTCTTATTGGGTGGCTGCCAACAACCACGCCCCTCAGTGCTCTTCTCTTACTGTTGCTCGCCCCTCTGCCTTTTGCTACCTGAGTAGCTGGACTCTTTTCCCGCATAATTGGCTCAAAGTCAATATTGATGTGGCCCTTTGCCCCTCCTTATCCTAGCTAGTATAGGGCGTGTTGTTAGAAATGGTGTGGGCTCTTGGGTTCGGGGATGGTCGACCCGTTTTTTTGCCCCTAACCCGTTCATTTGTGAGGTCCTTGCTATTAGAGAAAGGTTACGTCTTTGTTATCAGTCCATGGATAATTTTGTGATTGCCTCTAATAGCCTCAATGCGGTCAATACTATTTTGAGTAAGGACCCCCTTTGTGGTTCTTATGCTAATATTATCCTTGAGTTTAGGAAACAATTAAAAGACTCACAACATTTAAAGATCATGTTTGAGAAGAGGTCGGCTAATGGAGTTGCGGATGCACTTGCCAAGTTCTCCTTAGATGATGCTAGTCTTTATAATGGTTGCTTTTACTGAACACCAAAATACTcaagggggtgaattgaggatttaaagctttttcgattgtatgaatataattaattatttaaaatttattgattaaactttaactaattaactaatgatcaagtatgaacaaagcaaacaaacgaacgaaagaaaaggagacacacggtttttgaagtggttcagtttcataaatcgaaacctacgtccactattctcgattaataaatttagtacctttctacggattacaaatttactaacccaactcgtacaactaactcttcTTGGAAttagtgtcctccgacaataatgcgatcacaactgtcgatcataatgaccacatgtttaaatctcattttaagaatacatgtgggatgtaatattttacagtcaactggtccacacatatcggtaatgattggctgactagagtttgacattactgtcgtgcgtgcgacggtggtgatcagttgatccccttaggtcatacctatagagaaatactcttaattgattatttaattaatcgtatgctgatacgagttaattaaattacttaaaattgacggatgattttgtgagtaaagttaacgtgtcttattgtaattcgattaaattagatacgatctaagtaatcgaattgttttattacttagataaaaatattgtttacgaaacaattgaatttgaatgaataatttattataaatacaagacgttgtaatttataatttgataaactgttttggtacaagtaattacgaattactagtcgattttgtatatgacatattttatgagtatgttgatttttaatatgttaaaaatacattacaatttcacatgtcaagtaacatgtcacatatgtcacaattgacaaatgacaaaataaaatggaccttccattttatgttaaatgtgccgaaaaattggagggagtattagtggataaattgtgttgattattttaataagagaaaacacaatgattataacctaatatagccttgcatacctagcttttgagaagagcatttTTTGCATGCATCGGCTCCCTAATTGCCCATCCCCCAACCGTTTTTTCCACTATGAGGAACCAAATGGATTCCTCTAATTTTTATTCACTACGTTacctaatattttctagtgtaagaaaataataacattctctacaatttgtgaaaacttagagaaagaaaCCTCACAATATTACTTCCCTTGTCCGAAATTTTCAAGGGCAAATAAATCGATTTTTGTGTCATTTTaaagtaagactaatattattactagttcataataatattggttattaagagtattccttgggtatatacttttgggagaggttctaatttgaaccttgttcatccattgttggaaagctcaagaactaacaagaaggagatcttgttggtacccaaatggccgaaaataagatggtgaaaaatcgatttttccatctccttttattaagtttgcatgcataagatcttgcatttattttatgactaaataaattaactcatatatgaatatgtatactaatgagattaatgaatcctagcaagcggtatcatgagccttaggttgtttgcatgcaaatcggtttatggtttttccgagttgtaagattaacatacaaaactaattaatttgaatttatgaagat
Protein-coding sequences here:
- the LOC141617252 gene encoding large ribosomal subunit protein uL24c-like codes for the protein MAAMAALQSSFTSLSLSSNSFLGQRLFPCPILPQVRTTDQPPCLVSAKLKHWERKDCKPNSLPIVHKMHVKIGDTVKVISGSEKGKIGEVTKLYKHNSTIIIKDVNLKTKHMKAKGEGEPGQIIKIEGPVHSSNVMLYSKEKEVTSRVGHKVLEDGSKVRYLIKTGEIIDSAEKWKEVMKNKKETEIAVAA